The genomic interval cccccctgtgtcccccgagtccccatgtccccctgtgcccccatgTTCCCCTATGTCCCTgttcccctctgtccccccatgtccccctgtccccctatgtcctcctgtccccctctgctgtccccatgtccccccgtgtccccctatgtcctcctgtccccctctgcccctctgctgtccccatgtccccccatgtccccatgtccctgtgccccctcatgtccccctgtccctccatgtTCCCCtatgtccctgtccccccatgtccccacatccccctgtcccccccgtcccctgtgtcctcctgctgtcccctcgTGTCCCCTCGTGTCCCCCTGTGTACCTTGTCCAGGAAGCACAGCTTGTCCCTGGTCCTGGCATCCAGGATCTCCACCTCGAAGAAGAGCAGCGCCGCTTTCCGGGGCCGCCTCCCGGGAGGGGCCACCGGGGGCCACAGCCCGGCCACGGCCACCGGGGCCACCCCCGCGGCCACCCCCGGGGCCACCACCGGGCCACCCCCGCGGGGCGCCACCGCCACCTCCATGGCCCGAAACCCGAAACCCGATCGGCCCCGCGGCCGCTAAATAtaaacaccccccccccccccggtgGCATTTGGTGGCccctggtggccctggaggTGGCCCCAGGGTGGCCCTGGAGGTGGTCCAGGAGTGGACAGAGGTTGCCCTGGCAGTGGCCCCGTGGTGGCCCGGGGGTGGCCCTGGAGTGGACGGGGGTGGCCGTGGAGGTGGCCCCATGGTGGCCCTGGGGTAGCCTTGGGGCGGCCcaggggtggccctggaggTGGCCCCATAGGTGGCCAGGTGGTGGCCCTGTGGTGGCCCGGGTTTGGCACCAGGTGGCCCTGGAGGTGGCCCTGGAAGTGGCTCTGTGGTGGCCCCATGGTGGCACCTGGTGGCCCTGTGGTGGCCCTGAAGgtggccctggagcagcctcgTGGTGGCCCAGGAGGTGGCCCCGTGGTGGCCCTGGAAGTGGCCCCGTGGTGGCCCCATGGTGGCCCTGGGGTGgcccaggggtggctctggcgGTGGCCCCGTGGTggccctggaggtggcactggggaggtGACACTGCCATTGCAGGAGGTGACACTGGAAGGGTGACACTGCCATGGgggcaggtgacactggggggggCGGGGGTGACACTGCCACGGGGAAGAGGGTGACACTGGcga from Molothrus ater isolate BHLD 08-10-18 breed brown headed cowbird unplaced genomic scaffold, BPBGC_Mater_1.1 matUn_MA167, whole genome shotgun sequence carries:
- the LOC118701229 gene encoding very-long-chain enoyl-CoA reductase-like, which gives rise to MEVAVAPRGGGPVVAPGVAAGVAPVAVAGLWPPVAPPGRRPRKAALLFFEVEILDARTRDKLCFLDKVEPQATVADIKNLFSKSHPQWYPARQSLRLDPKGRSLKDEDVLQSLPVGTTATLYFRDLGAQISWVT